The DNA segment TTAGCAGGAATCTGGCTGCTGTACAGTTTTCGAGGTCTATCTTGAGCAAGAAGTTAATAAAATCTGGTCTAATGGTGACTACGGCCACCTTTGCTTCGCGTATTTTGGGGTTGGTGCGGGATATTGCCATTGCGCATCTGCTAGGGGCGGGTGTTGCGTCAGACGTATTTTTCTTTGCTAATCGCATTCCGAATTTTATGCGTCGTTTATTTGCCGATGGAGCGTTCAATCAGGCCTTCGTTCCTGTGATGACGGAATATCGGGCCAAGGGGGATAAAGAAGGGGTTCGCGAGTTGCTGGCGGCTGCTTCCGGAACGCTTGGTGCCATCATTACTATTGTGACTATTTTGGGTGTTCTTGGCTCGACCGTGTTATCAGCCTTGTTCGGCTGGGGCTGGTTTATGTCATGGTGGCATGGTGAGCCTAGTGGCGAGAAGTTTGAACTGGCTAGCCTGATCCTGAAAATCACCTTCCCATATCTCTGGTTTGTGACTTTTACCGCGATGTCGGGTGCTATTTTGAATACCTATGGTCGTTTTGGGGTGTCGTCATTTACTCCGACGTTTTTAAATATTGCCTTGATCGCGACCTCTTGGTGGATTGCGCCCCATGTAAAGGAACCCGTGATGGCGCTGGCGGTGGCCACATTTGCTGGTGGTTTGCTCCAGTTGGTCTATCAGGTCCCGTATATGTGGCAAATGGGCTTTTTGGTGAAACCGAAATGGGCCTGGCATCATCCGGGTGTTGTTAAAATCAGAACACTGATGTTACCGGCGATTTTTGGTGTCTCGGTCAGTCAGATCAACCTGATGTTTAACACCATGCTGGCCTCGTTTCTATCTACCGGCGCCATCAGCTATCTCTATTATTCGGATCGTTTACTGGAGTTCCCGCTCGGCATGTTTGCCGTGGCGATCAGCACGGTGATTTTGCCTTCCTTATCCAAGCGTCATGTCGATGCAGCACCTGAGCTGTTTAACCAGACGATGGACTGGGGCGTGCGGATGGTGATGTTCTTAGGTTTGCCAGCCATGGCCGGTTTGATGGTGCTGCGTGAGCCGATCTTGCGCGCATTGTTTATGCGTGGCCATTTCGGCGCACATGAAGTCTCGATGGCAGGGGCCAGCTTGTTGGCATCATCGTGCGGTATTTTGTCGTTGATGCTGGCCCGAGTGTTGGCACCAGGTTTCCATGCACGGCAAGATACCAAGACACCGGTACGTTATGGTGTGCATTCGATGATTTCCAACATGGTGTTTAATGCCATTTTGATCTATCCGATGGGGTATATTGGCCTGGCTTTGTCGACTGCTTTATCCGGTACTGTGAACGCTATTTCGTTGTTCCAGGGGTTGTACCGACGAGGAATTTATACACCGGGCCGGGCGACCTTAGTGTTTTCTGTTCGTTTACTACTGGCTACGCTGGCAATGGTAGCGGCATTAGAATGGCTGAAAGCGCCGCTGGAACAGTGGATCGCGTGGTCGCAATGGTTCTCTGTTTGGGAGTTAACCAAACTGCTGGTGATTGGTCTCGTGACGTACATTCTCACTATGTTTGCCGTCGGGATCCGTGTACACCATTTCAAAACCGTGACAGAGGGCTGATCAACGGCAGCGTTCAGTATATAATCCGATAGTTTTGCAGATGTAACAGGGCTCCCGTATTTATGGAATTGATCCGCGGTATTCACAATCTCCGTGCTGAACATGTCGGTTGTGTGCTCACAATTGGCAACTTTGACGGTGTGCACCGGGGTCATCAAGCCGTGTTGAGTCGTTTACAAGAACAAGCCGCTCAGCTGGGGTTGCCGTCTTGTGTGATGGTTTTTGAGCCGCAACCGCTGGAGTTTTTTGCCGGCGATAAAGCACCGGCACGCCTGAGCCGCTTGCGGGATAAATACGAAGCGATTGCCGCGTTAAATATTGATCGGCTGTTATGCGTTAAATTTGATCATGCGTTTGCTGAATTAACCGCGGCGGAATTTATTGAACAGATATTAGTTCACAAATTAGCGGTGCGGTTTCTGGTCATTGGCGATGATTTCCGTTTTGGCTTACAGCGCCGGGGCGATTTTGCGTTATTGGTGGAAGCAGGCAGGCAGTATGGCTTTCAGGTATTAAGTACCGATACCTTATTGCATGATCAGCAAAGAGTGAGCAGCACTTTACTGCGTGAAGCGTTACGGGAAGGCCGACTGGAGGATGTTTCCCATATGCTGGGGCATCCTTACACCATTACCGGGCGCGTTGCGCATGGCGCTAAATTAGGCCGGACGATCGGATTTCCCACCGCCAACATTCATCTGAAGCGTTTGGTCGTGCCTGTGCAAGGGGTGTACGCCGTTCAGGTGCTGATTGCGGATGCGATCCATTTGGGGGTGGCGAATATCGGTTTTCGTCCGACGGTGAACGGCACGCGTTCACAGTTAGAAGTACATATTTTTGATTTTAAAGGCGATTTGTATGGTAAACAGCTACAAATCCAAGTTTGCCACAAATTACGGGACGAACAGAAATTTCCTTCGTTTTCCGCATTACAAACACAGATAACAATGGATGCCCGCCAAGCCAGACAATGGTTTGGTTTGCCGGTTACCCATGTTGAACCTGATGGAATTTAGGACTGATGAGCGACTATAAACATACGTTGAACCTGCCGGAAACCGCGTTTCCAATGCGTGGCGATCTAGCAAAGCGTGAGCCGGAAATGCTGAAAAGCTGGTACGAACAAGATTTGTACGGCGCGATCCGCAAAGCCAAAGCCGGTAAAAAATCATTCATTCTGCATGATGGCCCACCTTACGCGAACGGCAGTATTCATATTGGTCACTCCGTCAATAAGATCCTGAAAGACATTATTATCAAATCCAAAGGATTATCGGGTTTTGATTCCCCTTACGTGCCGGGTTGGGATTGTCATGGTCTGCCAATCGAGCTGAAAGTGGAAGGCATGGTCGGTAAACCAGGCGAAAAGGTGACTGCAGCGGAGTTCCGCGAAGAGTGTCGTAAATATGCGAAAACTCAAGTAGAAGCACAGAAGACCGATTTTATCCGTCTGGGTGTGTTAGGTGATTGGGAACACCCGTACCTGACCATGGATTTCAATACTGAAGCCAACATTATCCGTTCGCTGGGTAAAATCATTGCCAATGGTCATCTGCACAAAGGTTCCAAGCCTGTGCACTGGTGTACTGATTGCGGCTCTGCATTAGCCGAAGCCGAAGTGGAATATTACGACAAGAAATCACCAGCGATTGATGTACGTTTCCGTGCCGAAGATGAAGCGCTGGTAGCGGGTAAATTCGCTGCTGCTGGTGAAGGTCCATTGTCGGTGGTGATCTGGACCACCACTCCATGGACGCTGCCGGCGAACCGCGGTGTGGCGTTGCACCCTGAGCTCGACTATGTGCTGGTACAGGTCAACGGCGAACAGCCTGAACGTTTAGTGTTAGGTGCGGCGCTGTATGAATCAGTATTAGCCCGCGCCAAAATCGCTGACTTCTCTATTTTAGGTCGTTGCGCCGGTGCCGATCTGGAACTGCTGCGCTTCCACCATCCATTCTATGATTTTACTGTCCCTGTGGTATTGGGTGACCATGTGACCACCGATTCTGGTACTGGCGCGGTACACACAGCACCAGGTCATGGTCAGGAAGACTTTGTGGTCGGTAACAAATACGGTCTGGAAGTCGCAAACCCAGTGGCAGGTAACGGCACTTATCTGGCAGATACCCCACTGTTTGCTGGCCAGCATGTCTTTAAAGCCAATGACAAAGTGGTGGATGTACTGCGTGAACACGGTGCTCTGCTGCATCATGAAGCTTATTTGCATTCTTACCCACATTGCTGGCGCCATAAAACCCCGATCATCTTCCGCGCAACACCACAATGGTTTATCAGCATGGAACAGGCTGGTTTGCGTAAAAAAGCACTGGCGGATATCAAAGGTGTACGTTGGATCCCGGAATGGGGCCAAAACCGTATCGAAGCGATGGTTGAAAACCGTCCTGACTGGTGTATTTCCCGTCAGCGTACCTGGGGTGTGCCAATTGCCCTGTTCGTGCATAAAGAAACCCAGCAATTGCATCCACGGGCACTGGAATTGATGGAAGAAGTTGCCAAACGTGTTGAGCAGAAAGGTATTCAAGCATGGTGGGATCTGGACGCCGCAGAACTGCTGGGCGCCGAAGCCGCTGATTATGACAAAGTGCCAGACACCTTAGACGTGTGGTTTGACTCTGGTTCTACTCACGCCTCGGTGGTGGATGTGCGTCCTGAATTTAACGGCCATAGCGCAGACATGTATCTGGAAGGTTCTGATCAACATCGTGGTTGGTTCATGTCCTCCTTGATGATCGGTGTGGCGATGAAACATCAGGCCCCTTACCGCCAAGTGCTGACTCACGGTTTTACCGTGGATGGTTCTGGCCGTAAGATGTCGAAATCGCTGGGTAACGTCGTGAGCCCGCAAGATGTGATGAACAAACTCGGTGCCGATATCCTGCGTCTGTGGGTGGCGTCAACCGATTACACCGGTGAAATGACGGTTTCTGACGAGATATTGAAACGTTCTGCTGATGCGTATCGTCGTATTCGTAATACCGCGCGTTTCTTCTTAGCTAACCTGAACGGTTTCAATCCAGAAACGGATATGGTGTCGCCAGAAGAGATGGTAGTGCTGGATCGTTGGGCCGTCGGTCGTGCGAAAGCAGTGCAAGAAGAGATCATTGCCGCGTATGAAAACTACGATTTCCACATTGTGACGCAAAAACTGATGCAGTTCTGCTCGGTGGAAATGGGTTCGTTCTATCTGGATATCATTAAAGATCGTCAATACACCGCGAAAGCCGACAGTATCGCGCGTCGCTCTTGTCAGACTGCATTGTTCCATATCGTGGAAGCGATGGTGCGTTGGTTAGCGCCAATCATGAGCTTTACCGCTGAAGAGATTTGGAAACTGTTACCAGGTCAACGCGATAAATTTGTGATGACCGGGGAGTGGTATACCGGCTTGTTTGCTATGCAAGCTGGTGAAGCATTGGATGATACGATATGGGCTGACTTGTTAGCTGTTCGTGCAGAAGTGAATAAAGCGCTGGAAGTAGCACGTAACGAAAAACTCATTGGTAGCTCATTGCAGGCAGAAGTAACCTTGTTCGCTAATGCTGAATTAGCAGCGAAACTGCATCTGCTGGCTGATGAATTGCGTTTTGTGTTGCTGACGTCAAAAGCACTAGTGCAGGAAGTTGCTGCGCAGCCAGAAGGCGCACAAGCAACTGAAGTCGCGGGCTTATGGTTACAAGTAGCTGTCAGCACTGCGGCGAAATGCGAACGCTGCTGGCACCATGTTGACGATGTCGGCGCACATGAAGGTCACGGTGATATTTGTGGTCGTTGTGTTACTAACGTTGCCGGAGACGGCGAAGTTCGCCGCTTTGCATGATGAAATTACTGACAAAAACCGGATTACGCTGGATTTGGTTGGCCGTATTGGCGATTGTGTTAGATCAAATCACCAAACTGGCAATCATGCAGCATATTCCTTACGGACACGGGGTGTATGTCACCTCGTTCTTTAATCTGGTGCATGTATATAACTTGGGGGCAGCATTTAGCTTCCTTGCGGGTGCGGAAGGCTGGCAACGCTGGTTATTTAGTGGCCTGGCGGTAGTGATCTCGGGCATTTTGCTGGTGGCGATGGCCAGAGCTCCGGCCAAATTATCACTGACCAATGTCGCATATAGCCTGGTGATTGGTGGTGCGTTAGGAAATCTGATCGACCGTATTATCTATGGTCATGTCGTCGATTTTCTTGATTTCCACTGGCAGGAAGTCTATCGCTTTGCCACATTCAATGTGGCGGATATGGCGATCACCTGTGGTGCGGCACTGATCATTTTGGATGGTTTTATTAAGAAACCCGTCGATAAATAACAAGTGATTAACATCAGCTGATAAGATAAGCCGGTATTTTTTGCCGGCTTTATTTTTACGATTTTAAAGGGGACATCATGAAAATTCTGTTAGCCAATCCACGCGGTTTTTGTGCCGGAGTCGATCGGGCGATCACCATTGTCAAAAATGCCCTGCATAAATTTGGCGCACCAATTTATGTTCGCCACGAAGTCGTGCACAACAAATATGTGGTGGATGAGCTGAAATCGATGGGCGCTATTTTTGTCGATGAGCTTGATGAGATCCCTGATGGTAATACCGTGATTTTTTCTGCACACGGTGTTTCTAAGGCCGTTCGTGAAGAGGCCAAAAAACGCGGTTTACAGGTGTTTGATGCCACTTGCCCGTTGGTGAGTAAAGTCCATATGGAAGTACATCGCGCCAGCCGAAAAGGTCAGGAAGTGGTATTGATTGGGCATAAAGGCCAC comes from the uncultured Tolumonas sp. genome and includes:
- the ribF gene encoding bifunctional riboflavin kinase/FAD synthetase codes for the protein MELIRGIHNLRAEHVGCVLTIGNFDGVHRGHQAVLSRLQEQAAQLGLPSCVMVFEPQPLEFFAGDKAPARLSRLRDKYEAIAALNIDRLLCVKFDHAFAELTAAEFIEQILVHKLAVRFLVIGDDFRFGLQRRGDFALLVEAGRQYGFQVLSTDTLLHDQQRVSSTLLREALREGRLEDVSHMLGHPYTITGRVAHGAKLGRTIGFPTANIHLKRLVVPVQGVYAVQVLIADAIHLGVANIGFRPTVNGTRSQLEVHIFDFKGDLYGKQLQIQVCHKLRDEQKFPSFSALQTQITMDARQARQWFGLPVTHVEPDGI
- the ileS gene encoding isoleucine--tRNA ligase, with translation MSDYKHTLNLPETAFPMRGDLAKREPEMLKSWYEQDLYGAIRKAKAGKKSFILHDGPPYANGSIHIGHSVNKILKDIIIKSKGLSGFDSPYVPGWDCHGLPIELKVEGMVGKPGEKVTAAEFREECRKYAKTQVEAQKTDFIRLGVLGDWEHPYLTMDFNTEANIIRSLGKIIANGHLHKGSKPVHWCTDCGSALAEAEVEYYDKKSPAIDVRFRAEDEALVAGKFAAAGEGPLSVVIWTTTPWTLPANRGVALHPELDYVLVQVNGEQPERLVLGAALYESVLARAKIADFSILGRCAGADLELLRFHHPFYDFTVPVVLGDHVTTDSGTGAVHTAPGHGQEDFVVGNKYGLEVANPVAGNGTYLADTPLFAGQHVFKANDKVVDVLREHGALLHHEAYLHSYPHCWRHKTPIIFRATPQWFISMEQAGLRKKALADIKGVRWIPEWGQNRIEAMVENRPDWCISRQRTWGVPIALFVHKETQQLHPRALELMEEVAKRVEQKGIQAWWDLDAAELLGAEAADYDKVPDTLDVWFDSGSTHASVVDVRPEFNGHSADMYLEGSDQHRGWFMSSLMIGVAMKHQAPYRQVLTHGFTVDGSGRKMSKSLGNVVSPQDVMNKLGADILRLWVASTDYTGEMTVSDEILKRSADAYRRIRNTARFFLANLNGFNPETDMVSPEEMVVLDRWAVGRAKAVQEEIIAAYENYDFHIVTQKLMQFCSVEMGSFYLDIIKDRQYTAKADSIARRSCQTALFHIVEAMVRWLAPIMSFTAEEIWKLLPGQRDKFVMTGEWYTGLFAMQAGEALDDTIWADLLAVRAEVNKALEVARNEKLIGSSLQAEVTLFANAELAAKLHLLADELRFVLLTSKALVQEVAAQPEGAQATEVAGLWLQVAVSTAAKCERCWHHVDDVGAHEGHGDICGRCVTNVAGDGEVRRFA
- the murJ gene encoding murein biosynthesis integral membrane protein MurJ, producing the protein MSKKLIKSGLMVTTATFASRILGLVRDIAIAHLLGAGVASDVFFFANRIPNFMRRLFADGAFNQAFVPVMTEYRAKGDKEGVRELLAAASGTLGAIITIVTILGVLGSTVLSALFGWGWFMSWWHGEPSGEKFELASLILKITFPYLWFVTFTAMSGAILNTYGRFGVSSFTPTFLNIALIATSWWIAPHVKEPVMALAVATFAGGLLQLVYQVPYMWQMGFLVKPKWAWHHPGVVKIRTLMLPAIFGVSVSQINLMFNTMLASFLSTGAISYLYYSDRLLEFPLGMFAVAISTVILPSLSKRHVDAAPELFNQTMDWGVRMVMFLGLPAMAGLMVLREPILRALFMRGHFGAHEVSMAGASLLASSCGILSLMLARVLAPGFHARQDTKTPVRYGVHSMISNMVFNAILIYPMGYIGLALSTALSGTVNAISLFQGLYRRGIYTPGRATLVFSVRLLLATLAMVAALEWLKAPLEQWIAWSQWFSVWELTKLLVIGLVTYILTMFAVGIRVHHFKTVTEG
- the lspA gene encoding signal peptidase II, which gives rise to MMKLLTKTGLRWIWLAVLAIVLDQITKLAIMQHIPYGHGVYVTSFFNLVHVYNLGAAFSFLAGAEGWQRWLFSGLAVVISGILLVAMARAPAKLSLTNVAYSLVIGGALGNLIDRIIYGHVVDFLDFHWQEVYRFATFNVADMAITCGAALIILDGFIKKPVDK